From one Candoia aspera isolate rCanAsp1 chromosome 17, rCanAsp1.hap2, whole genome shotgun sequence genomic stretch:
- the C17H1orf43 gene encoding LOW QUALITY PROTEIN: protein C1orf43 homolog (The sequence of the model RefSeq protein was modified relative to this genomic sequence to represent the inferred CDS: inserted 1 base in 1 codon), which yields MAGSASSAAAAAASSAAPSSPASSSPPSSSNWLSGVNVVLVMAYGSLVFVLLFIFVKRQIMRFAMKSRRGPHVPVGQHAPKGLKEEIDIRLSRVQDIRYEPRLLSYDDARLLELDSSISPFPYSYVYRMKALDAVRDSEIPFSAEGRYPKSLIGKNFQGYLLELRNSSTPLKGVRKALIDTLLDGYDNARYGTGTFGKAEFLKYREALCELATIIKARGGSSQRQHQSAAKDLTLSPDLASPTIQVTYLXLEPEKQAGQTFFGAEKLQGQLQYAGEHPVTSRLDLRRACPGSSPRRGMALPTWTKRTGCLYAGLASPCGWGLAFGAIPCREKIAGWWGEQPTSRLPSGHVGGL from the exons ATGGCGGGCTCCgcttcctccgccgccgccgccgccgcctcctccgccGCTCCCTCTTCTCCCGCCTCCTCCTCGCCGCCCTCGTCCAGCAACTGGCTCTCCGGGGTGAACGTGGTGCTGGTCATGGCCTACGGGAGCCTG GTCTTCGTCTTGCTCTTCATCTTCGTCAAGAGGCAGATCATGCGCTTTGCCATGAAGTCTCGCCGGGGCCCCCACGTGCCCGTGGGGCAGCACGCCCCCAAG GGACTCAAGGAAGAGATTGACATCCGACTGTCACGGGTTCAGGACATCAGATACGAGCCCCGGCTGTTGTCGTACGATGACGCCCGGCTGTTAGAACTGGACTCATCCATCAGCCCAT TCCCTTACAGTTACGTGTATCGGATGAAAGCTTTGGATGCTGTCAGGGATTCAG AGATCCCGTTCTCCGCGGAAGGCAGATACCCCAAGTCGTTGATCGGGAAAAACTTCCAGGGCTACCTCCTGGAGCTCCGCAACTCCAGCACCCCTTTGAAAGGGGTCCGCAAGGCTCTGATTGACACACTCCTGGATGGGTATGATAATGCCCGCTACGGGACAGGG ACTTTCGGCAAGGCAGAATTTCTCAAGTATCGGGAAGCGTTGTGTGAGCTGGCAACAAT CATCAAAGCCCGAGGCGGGAGCAGCCAACGGCAGCACCAGTCGGCGGCCAAGGACCTCACCCTCTCGCCCGACCTTGCCAGCCCAACTATCCAGGTCACCTACC CCCTCGAGCCAGAAAAGCAAGCGGGCCAAACATTTTTTGGAGCTGAAAAGCTTCAAGGACAACTACAATACGCTGGAGAGCACCCTGTAACCTCCCGTCTGGACTTGAGACGCGCGTGCCCAGGATCGAGCCCCAGAAGGGGCATGGCTCTCCCCACCTGGACCAAGCGAACCGGTTGCCTGTACGCAGGCTTGGCCAGCCCTTGTGGCTGGGGGCTGGCATTTGGGGCCATCCCCTGCCGTGAAAAGATTGCAGGATGGTGGGGGGAGCAGCCGACCTCCCGCCTCCCCAGCGGGCACGTGGGGGGGTTGTAA